In Mixophyes fleayi isolate aMixFle1 chromosome 4, aMixFle1.hap1, whole genome shotgun sequence, the following proteins share a genomic window:
- the LOC142153228 gene encoding uncharacterized protein LOC142153228: MSPFLISSILTQPQSMAHPTLPDSPLFFPTIHERPMSFSPPPTFSSPKMPITQRRKSTSVLESQARNGQPHLRTVGPSPLPPGMDCLNRRSDGMTMLGKPSVRSSADTNHRHQSFDGQMFVDGRPGTVTDAHVRPVEAVYLAGLPYNPQAEAFSTTTGPGHVTDPMLGQLGSVYDYQTGQSYIARPVQSLRLETGLNQPSPLGSMSAPVTSDPHIMLHQVFVPQSAPPILSQGSEGHQGCVFEFHVHSAGPEGAVYLPHRVFRTRRGSAELEEVPHSSLLQSRLQTVTEEQSNQNAPEPVPSLTGAYRCNGLEGSSEYSSDSSQRNSSDPGDYLSPPPAASSEISVMYTQKLFQEPHVFFCFPQPGAVYNQQVTRQEFIISVPRSFTCRP, encoded by the coding sequence ATGTCTCCCTTCCTTATCTCGTCCATATTAACGCAGCCTCAGTCCATGGCACATCCAACACTACCAGACTCTCCGCTATTTTTCCCGACCATTCATGAGCGCCCCATGTCCTTTTCTCCACCACCCACCTTCTCATCCCCAAAGATGCCCATCACACAGCGAAGGAAGAGCACCTCCGTCCTGGAATCACAGGCTCGTAATGGGCAGCCACACCTGAGGACCGTTGGGCCAAGTCCTCTTCCACCAGGCATGGACTGCTTAAACCGGAGGTCCGATGGAATGACTATGCTAGGAAAGCCCTCAGTCAGGTCTTCTGCAGACACCAATCACAGGCACCAAAGCTTCGATGGTCAAATGTTTGTAGATGGAAGGCCAGGTACTGTGACTGATGCTCACGTGAGACCTGTAGAGGCCGTGTACTTGGCTGGCTTACCTTACAACCCACAGGCTGAAGCTTTCAGCACTACGACTGGACCTGGGCACGTGACAGATCCAATGCTTGGGCAACTGGGCTCTGTTTATGACTACCAAACTGGACAAAGTTACATAGCTCGCCCAGTCCAGAGCCTGAGACTGGAAACTGGGTTAAACCAGCCCTCGCCATTAGGCAGTATGTCTGCTCCGGTCACATCAGACCCCCACATTATGCTCCATCAGGTGTTTGTGCCTCAGTCCGCTCCCCCAatcctcagccaagggagtgaaggGCACCAAGGATGTGTTTTTGAGTTCCACGTGCATTCGGCTGGACCTGAGGGTGCTGTGTACCTGCCTCACCGCGTATTCCGCACGCGGCGTGGGTCCGCGGAGCTAGAAGAGGTCCCTCATAGTTCGTTGCTGCAGAGCCGTCTTCAGACTGTGACCGAGGAGCAAAGCAACCAAAATGCCCCAGAGCCCGTTCCTTCCCTGACGGGGGCCTACAGATGTAACGGGCTGGAAGGCAGTTCCGAATACTCCAGCGACTCATCCCAGAGAAATTCCTCAGACCCCGGAGATTATCTTTCTCCCCCACCGGCGGCCAGTTCGGAGATCTCTGTGATGTACACCCAAAAACTGTTTCAGGAGCCACATGTCTTCTTTTGCTTCCCTCAGCCTGGAGCTGTGTATAACCAACAGGTTACTAGACAGGAGTTTATTATCTCTGTGCCTAGATCTTTTACATGTAGACCCTGA